Below is a window of Jonesiaceae bacterium BS-20 DNA.
GTTGGCTCTACAAACGTTCTCCCAGCGAGGGCCGCACCGATCCGGTCTGTCAGAAGAGCTTTGCTCCCAGAAGCCCGAATATTGTTCTGACGCGCAAAGAGTTCCAGTTCATCTTTCAGCCAATACCATCGCAAGAATGTTTGTTCAGGGAGCTCAGTGCTGAGAGTGGGGCGATTTTCTGGAGCAGAGGTCACGCGTCTACTTTAGCCGAGCAAAAACCCGATGGGCATTCTTTCTGTGAAGAGGTAACTAAGGAGTGTTTTGCTGCTTCTGCTGCGTACCCACGACCGGCACAGCGTGGATCAAAGATCCACCTAATCTCCGTCTGGCGGGCAGCTGGGCTTTCTAGCGTCGCAACGACTACAACGAGAATCCCAGATAGAAATTCTGCATCTGCTGTGCTGGCCCAATCGCGAACAGCCGCACAGTTCCGTTGGTCCACACCACAATCCCAGCGGGGTCAAATACTTGCCCGGCGCTAAACGCTTCCGCTTCCGTGGCGGTAGCTTCGTAGCGGGTGAACGATCCGACCTGCCGGTCGCCAACCATGACCTCGCCGGTTTCTACTACCTTGGCGGACTCAATCGGCATGACGTTCCCGGCCGCTTGGGCCTGCTGGGCCGTTGCATACTGCAATGCGGTGACCAATATGAAAGCCTGCCGCCCGTCAATGGTTGCCTCATACGCACCGCCTGCGGCATCGAGAACTTCTGCTTCCGAGATCTTCATGCTTGCGGCGCCCTGCGCTGCGGTGGGCTGGTTGTAGGCCCATAGGACAAACGCACCTGAGGCATCGGGAAGCGCGGCACCCAGCGCGCTCGGATTGTCCCGGGCGATCGGCTCGCGGTCCGGCGTTGGCGCCACGGCGGTGACCGTAACCGTGGGGCCGGCCGTGGGGACCCCCAAGGCCACCCCGAGGCGGTTTCCGGCAAACACCGCGAGCGCGGCAACCCCCACAACACCAAGAAGTATTGCGCTAATTCGCAGCGTTAACTTGCGCGGTGCAATGGTGGCGGACATCAGCCGAGTTGGAATGCTGAAACAGAAGTTGTTGCTAGCCCTGCTGGGTCTGCGTCAGCCTCGCCAAACATCAGTCCCCACACACCCTGGCCAATAAAGTACAGTCCCACTAGTCCGGCTCCCACCCACAGGAAGATGCGCCCCTTGGGCAAGCCTTGGGGCTGGTCATCCGCGTTATCCTGCTCTGGGGTTTGCGGGTTTTTGTCTAGTTCGCTCACGTCTACTCCAAAACTTAAGAAGTTGTACACCTAGTTACAACTCTACGCGCGCTGGGCAGTCCGCGGAGCCAACTCGTGCAATGTCTGACGGCGGTAGTAGGTTAGGCGCATGGCTGTTAGCACAAAGAATACAAAGACCCGTCCCGGCTACCGTTGCACCGAGTGCGGTTGGACCACGCCCAAGTGGGTGGGGCGGTGCGGTGAGTGCCAAACTTGGGGCAGCGTCACTGATGCCGATGCCGCAGCGGCAGGTCCTAAAACTACAGCTAGCACTCCAATTAAGTCGCTTGCAAAGCCTATTGGCGAGGTTGATATTGAGTCCGCGCGGGCCGTCCCAACCGGAAATCCCGAGTTTGACCGGGTACTTGGAGGCGGGTTAGTTCCCGGCGCTGTGATTCTGTTGGCGGGTGAGCCCGGTGTGGGTAAATCGACGCTGCTCTTGGATGTCGCCGCCACCACCGCCCAGGCAGGGAAGCGCGTGTTGTACCTAACCGGTGAGGAATCGGCTAGCCAGGTACGGTTGCGGGCCGAGCGGATTGGGGCGGTCAATGACAACCTATTCTTGGGCGCTGAAACCGACCTTGGTTTGGTGCTCGGGCAAATCGAAGCGATTAAGCCGGACCTGCTCATTGTGGACTCCGTCCAGACGATTGCCTCAACCGAGGTCGACGGTAGCCCGGGTGGTGTGGGACAGGTTAAGGAAGTCACCGGCGCGTTGATCGCCCAAGCCAAGGGGCATAACCTGCCAATCATCTTGGTCGGTCACGTCACCAAGGACGGCTCGGTTGCGGGGCCGCGCACCCTTGAGCACTTGGTCGATGTGGTCTGCCAGTTTGAGGGTGACCGCCACTCGCGGCTGCGAACAGTGCGTGCCGTCAAGAACCGCTACGGCGCAACCGATGAGGTAGGCTGCTTCGAATTAACCGACACCGGGATTGTTGGGCTTGCCGACCCAAGCGGACTGTTCTTATCCCACATCAACATGCTGGTCCCCGGGACCTGCGTGACGGTCACCGTTGAGGGCCGGCGCCCTATGGCCCTAGAAGTGCAGTCACTCGTTGTCCCCACCACGCTTGCGAACCCTCGCCGCACAACCGCCGGGATCGACTCTTCCCGCTTGGCCATGATCCTCGCGGTCGCCCACCGACACCTAGGCGCCCGGCTCATGGACGCGGACGTATATGTGTCAACCATTGGCGGGGCCCGCATTACCGAGCCATCCGTTGACCTGGCGATCATGCTCGCAGTTATTAGTGCGCTCGAAGACAAGGCACTGCCCGTGGGGACCATAGCTCTGGGTGAGGTTGGGCTAGCCGGAGAGCTACGAGCCGTGACGTCATTGTCCCAGCGCTTAGCGGAAGCCGCCCGGTTGGGATTCACCCGCGCAGTTGTCCCCGCCAATGCAACCGTTAAGGCTCCCGAGGGAATAAAACTCTTGCCGGCCATGACTATCCTCGAAGCGGTTCAAAAGGTCCACCAAGTCTAGGCAGAAATATCCAAATTTGGTAAAGGTAAGGTAACGAACAGGCCAAAATGGTAATGCTCACCGAGTTTTCCACGTATTATCTGAGATGTGCTGAACTCACCATTGAATGATGACCTGCTCAGAGAGACCCTCGCCGCAGTTGCCCCCGGAACAGAGCTGCGTGACGGCCTGGAACGAATCTTGCGTGGCCGCACCGGCGCGCTCATTGTCTTAGGCCATGACCCCGTAGTAGAAGCTATTTCCAGCGGCGGGTTCATCTTGGACGTTGCATTTTCTTCAACACGTCTGCGTGAACTTTCCAAGATGGATGGCGCAGTGGTTGTCGACGGTGTGGGTGGGCATATCAAGCGAGCAGCCGTGCAACTTCTTCCCGACTCTTCGATTGAGACGTCCGAGTCCGGGACCCGGCACCGCACCGCCGAGCGGGTGGCTAAGCAGACCGGAATGCCCGTCATTTCGGTGAGCCAGTCAATGCACATCATTGCGCTGTATGTTGGGCACAAGCGTTACGTCCTGGAAAACCCCGACACCATTTTGGGCCGCGCCAACCAGGCAATCGCCACACTCGAACGCTACAAGGCACGCCTTGATGAGGTCAGTGGCACGCTTTCCGCCCTCGAAATCGAAGACCTTGTTACCGTGCGTGATGTCTGCACCGTGGTTCAGCGCCTTGAAATGGTGGGCCGTATTTCAGACGAGGTTGCCACCTACGTGCTGGAACTCGGAGCCGAAGGTCGCTTGCTCGCGCTTCAGCATGATGAGCTCATTGGCGCTATTGGCTCCGACCGCGAGCTAGTCCTGCGCGACTATGTAGACACCGGCCGCAAGAGCCAGACCGTCGATGAGACCCTAACTGCGTTGTCCGAGCTTGACTCGACCGAGTTGCTTGACCTCTCCCTCATTGGACGGGTCCTAGGCTTACCCGGTGGTGGTGACGCACTTGAAGCCGCCGTTGCCCCACACGGTTACCGCCTCATGGCCCGTATTCCGCGTCTTCCAGGCACAATTGTGGACCGTTTAGTCACTCACTTTGGCGGATTGCAGCGGTTGTTGGCCGCCACGATTGAGGAACTCATGGCCGTTGATGGCGTTGGGGAACAGCGTGCGCGTGCGGTGCGTGAGGGACTCTCCCGCATTGCAGAATCCAGCATCTTAGAACGCTACGTATAACCACGTAAGCACGTCCATTTTGCAGGCCCGCCCTCGAATCCATCGCCTCAGGCAAACACGAACCCTACATATAGCAGCCCCGGCTGGCTCAGTGCAGCACACCCCTATTCGAGATTGGCGTATTGCGGACGAGATTGGTGTTTTTTATCGCCACTCTCGTCGACTATTCACCAATGTCGGTGGGGTCGCACGAGCAACAATGCCGGCCGAGGGCGGGAAACACCAATGTCGGCAGTGTTTGGGAGCGAGAAGTTTAAGTAGGGGTCAGTCCACTACGTTGAAGACGTATGGCTCAGACTCGGTCTTGCCCAACGTCACCACCGCACGGTACGTTCCGGGCTTGGCCTTGGCTAAGTCAGGGGTGCAGGACTTCTCAGAACGGCGCATGTCCCAATCCATCTGCGCGGTGTCCTGCACGCCATTGGCCAGAACAAGTACCCGAGCCCCGGTCTCATCGCAGTCCGCCGATGACCAGATCCTGTCTTCTCCCGAGAAAACGGTCACGGGACGGTTCCCCGGGCCCGCATCAATTGTGCAGGGTTCCTGGCCGGAGTACTTTGTGATGACCGAGAACTGGTTTGTCTGGGCACTTGAGAACTGCGTGGAAGGCGCAGTCACCGTCATCTCAAGTTTCGTAACGTCGCACTCTTGGGGACCGGATGCATCCACGGCCGGTTCAGTTTCCGTGCCGCCCTGATCCGTGTCCTTATCCGTTTCCTTCTCGGTCTCTTTGCTGTCCTTTTCAGTTCCGGTCGCAGCTGGGTCGGGAGTCTGCTTTGCCTGCTCAGATCCGGTGGACTTAGGTTTCTCTTCCCCACTGGAAAGCGCCTTGGCCAGGGCCTTGACACCGATGACCACGAGGGTGATGAACGCGATCAGGATCAAGAGCGCAACGATGCGCCGGATCCAATATGTGCGCTGAGAAACTACCGGTCGTTGGTTCGGCCTAACTACTTCATCCCACTCGTGGTGGTTATCAGGTCCAGAATCTGAGTTACGGTCTTTGGACTCCATGCCATACCGTAAACATGGATCAGGTCCATACCTCGGGTGGCGCGCCGGTTTACCCAAGGAATCAGACAGAATAAGGAAGTGCCAGAAACTTTGTCCTACGTCCAAGATCCCGCCGTTATAACCACCGCCATTGGGAACTGGTACCTGGAAAACGCCCGGGACCTACCGTGGCGCGATCCTGCGCTGTCTGCTTGGGACATCTTGCTTTCGGAGATCATGGCCCAACAAACCCAGGTCGCAAGGGTCGTTCCCATTTGGCAACGTTGGCGCCAGTTGTGGCCAACCCCAGCGGACTTGGCTGACGCCCCAACCAGTTTGGTGCTGACCGAGTGGTCTAATCTGGGCTATCCGCGCAGAGCCCTCCGGCTCCAAGAATGCGCCCGCATTGTTGCCACGCAATATGACGGTCAAGTACCCCGTACCTATGCGGAGTTGATAGCGCTACCCGGCATTGGTGAGTACACCGCCGGCGCTGTTCTGGCCTTTGCCTACGGCCAGCGTGCCCTTGTCTTAGACACAAATGTCCGGCGCGTGATTACCAGGGTGTTCCAAGGTCAACAGTTCCCAAAGCCGTCACTAACCGTTGCAGAAAAGCAATTTGCCACCACACTCATACCGGTGGATGACGCGGGAGGTTCCCTATGGGCCAAGTCCTCCATGGAACTAGGGGCAACCCTGTGCACCGCACGGTCCACCCAATGCGAGATCTGCCCGGTCGTTGACCTATGCAAATGGCGGGCGGATGGATACCCTGCCGATGAGTACGCAACCCAACGCAAGACTCAAAAATTCGCCGGAACCGACCGGCAGGTGCGCGGACTCATCATGGCCCAAATCCGTTCTGCAACCGAACCAGTCCTCCAGCACCACCTCGACTTGGTCTGGCCACTGCCCGAGCAGTTGGGCCGGTGTATCGACTCGCTGTTAACCGACGGGCTCATTGAGATAGATGGGGAACGGTTCACGTTCCCTACCGGCAACTAACCAACTCAGCGCGGACAAAGAACCCAAGTAGGCATCGGGAAAATGCCCAAACCAGCGAGCTACAAGTCCAGCAGCATCCGGGTATTTCCAAGGGTATTGGGCTTTACGCGGGCTAGGTCCAAGAACTCCGCAACACCGTCATCGTGAGAGCGCAGCAGCTCGGCGTACACATCTACTCCAACGGGAGTTCCCTCGATGGCCCTAAACCCATGACGGGTGAAAAAGTCTGTTTCAAAGGTCAAGCAAAACACGTGCTTGAGTTCGAAGTCCTTTGCCCGGCGCACGAGCTCCTGAACCAAGGCACCTCCGATACCACGGGATACCTGCGAACGATCAACCGCAAGCGTGCGGATCTCCGCTAGGTCCTCCCACATCACGTGCAGGGCGCCGCAGCCCAGTAGTTTATCTGGGTCGGTGGGGTCGTATGCCACCACAAACTCTTGGACGCCCTCGTAGTAGGAGACCATTTCTTTTGCAATGAGAATGCGCTCATCCGCATACGGCTGAACCAGGGTGCGAATTTGGCGCACATCCTTGGGCTTAGCGGGGCGCAGGGCAAATGTTTGTTGAGCAGTCACGCAATCAAATCTACGCGCTTGGCTACCATCTGGCCTAGTGGGCCAGCATGTGGCTAGTCCTCTTCAAGTAAAAAGTTCGTTGCTGTGACCTCATCGATTATGAGGTCGGTGACAACCCCCGCTGCAAGCGCCGCACGCAACGGGCGGATCTTGTTGTCCCCGGCCACCGCGCACACCCGGCGTGGTATCTCTCGCAGCTGCGTTGGGGTTGGGCCCGAGGCCCTGGCGTTCAGTGGAATATCTGCGAAGGTGCCGTTGGCGCGTAGGAATACGGTGCAGACGTCACCCACGACCCCCTCTCTGTCCAACATCTTGACCTCTTGGGGAGAGAGATAACCGGCCGAGTACACGTGACTGGGTAAGCCCCCGGTCAGCGCCCCAACCGAAAATAGGGCAATATCAGTAACCTGCTGCAATTCCAGAACCCTGCGCACCGAACGTTCCCGCCACATTGCGTCCTTTGTTTCCTGGTAATCAAAGAATGCTGGAACCGGGAAGTGCACGGAATGCGCACCAAAGGCATCGGCAAATGCAGCGATCAGGTCCCCCGCGTAGCTCACCCCACTCGAGCGGGTGTTGGCCGCCCCGTTGAGCTGCACCACGGAGCTTGCCTGCGTGTGTTTCTTGGTCAAGTGCCGGGCTACCTCGGAGGTGGTGGTGCCCCACGCAACTGCAAGCACCATGTCCGACTGGAACCAGTTGGTCACCAGGCGCGCGCACGTTATTGCAACTTGCTCGTGTCTGTCTTCGAGTGAGTGGGAGTTAACGATTGGCACCACGAACGCCTCGATGCCGTACCGCTCGCGAAAATGCTGCTGCATTCCGGGCACCTTTGACTGCAGTGGGCGGAGGTTGATTTCCACCAACCCAGACTCGCGAGCCTCTTTAATCATGCGGGAAACTGTTGACCGCGAAGTACCCAAGTGGCGCGCAATTGTCTCCATCTTGAGGTCCTGCAGGTAATACATTGACGCTGCCTTGAGAATGTCTTGGTCCCGATCAGTCATAGAACCATTTTTGCACATATGTGCACTCGGGTTGCGCAATCGTGCTAGGGATGAAAGTTTGGTATTACTTCAAGGTCCCAGCCGAAAGGTCCGCCATGTCATCCTCCGGTCCCAACTCTATTTTGACCCCGCAGTCCCGCACCCGCTCGTTGGATGCTCTGAAAGCCACGAGCGCGACAAACCCGCTCGATGTTCTGGTGATTGGTGGCGGCGTCACGGGAGCCGGAATCGTCCTTGACTCTGTCACTCGTGGCTTGGACACCGCGATCGTTGAGGCCCAAGACTGGGCCTCCGGCACCTCCTCGCGGTCATCAAAACTGATTCATGGCGGTCTGCGTTACCTGCAGATGCTCGACTTTTCACTCGTCAAAGAGGCACTCACCGAGCGTGACCTGCTCCTGAACAAGCTCGCACCGCACTTGGCCAAGCCTGTACCGTTCCTGTACCCACTAACGAAGCAGTGGGAGCGCCCATACATTGGCGCCGGCATCATGCTCTACGACATTTTGGCGTCGCTCGCTCCCGGCAAGCGCGCCATGCCGTACCACAAGCACTACTCCCGCAAGGGGCTCGACGCCCGGTTCCCGTCCCTGCGCAACGACGCTGCCGTGGGCGCGATTGAGTACTGGGACGGCACGATTGACGATGCCCGTCTCACCTTGACCCTGGTGCGCACGGCAGCAGACTACGGGGCCCACTTGGCCTCCCGCACTCAGGTGATCGAGCTGACCAAGTCCCCAGCGGGGCGCGTCAATGGCGCGGTCCTAAAGGACTTGGAGACCGGTGAGGAGTTCACTGTCTTTGCCCGTCACGTCATCAACGCAACCGGGGTTTGGACCGAAGACACCGAGGCCCTAGCCGATGGCGCCGGGGGTCTGAAGGTTTTGGCTTCCAAGGGAATTCACATTGTTGTTCCACGCGACCGGATTGTTGGCGACTCCGGTCTGATCCTGCAGACGGAAAAGTCTGTACTGTTTGTGATTCCATGGTCGCGGTACTGGATCATTGGCACGACAGACACCCCGTGGCAGCAGCAACTTCAGCACCCCGTGGCCACCTCCGCCGATATTGACTACGTGCTAGAACACGCCAACTCCGTTCTGCGTGACCCGTTGACCCGCGAGGACATTATTGGCACGTGGGCAGGACTGCGTCCGCTGCTGCAGCCGGGTACCAAGGAGGGCACTTCCTCCGCCAAGGTTTCCCGCGAACACACGGTTGCTTCTCCCGCTCCAGGATTCACCGTTATTGCGGGAGGCAAGCTGACCACCTACCGGGTCATGGCCGAGGACGCCGTGGACTTCGCCCTCGGTGCGGAGGCTCAAGCGCTACCTTCCGTTACCTCCAATATTCCGTTGCTCGGAGCCGTAGGGCTCGCTGCCATGACCAATCAAACCCGCGCCTACCAGCGGCGGTTTGGCTGGTCCAAGCAAATGGTTGCCCACCTCTTGCACCGCTATGGCTCAATGATCAACGAGATCGCCGCAATCTGCATTGCGGACCCGGAAATGGCGCTCCCATTGGAGCACGCCAACGCTTACCTGCGTGCCGAGATCGAGTACGCGGTGACCCGCGAGGGCGTTCTGCACCTTGAGGACATCATGTTGCACCGCACCCGCATCAACTACGAATTTGCGGACCGCGGGCTCGATGCCCTACCTGAGATTGCCGAGATCGCCGCGCGAGCACTTGGCTGGGATGAAGACACCACAGCCCAAGAAATTGCGTCGTACACGGACCGCGCCCATGCGGAACGCGCAGCTGAAGCAGAGTTTGATGACGCCTCAGCCGAGCAGACCCGGCTCAAGGTTAAGGATCTTGCCCCCATGCAAGGCCTTTCCAAATAAGTACTCCGGGCTGAGGTTGCACTCAGCCCGGAGAAATCCTTACACCGTACCGGTAAACCGGACTTTGCAGGTGTAACATCTGGCGCTCGGTCCCGGGCGCCAAGCCCGCCAGAAGCAACCGGTGAGACGGTTGCTCCTGAATCTTTTCCTCCCAGAGCCAGTCAGCAGGTTGGCTTACGACAAAGACGTCAGAAAGATAAATAATGGACTTAAACAATCTTACACTAGGGAATATTTTCCTACTTGAGACATTAGGCACCATGGTGCTCATCATCTTGGGTGGTGGAGTGGTTGCCAACCAGGTTCTGAGCAAGACCAAAGGGAACAATGACGGCTGGGTTCTCATCTCATTTGGTTGGGGGCTCGCAGTCTTTGGAGGTGTTTACGTAGCATTTGCTTCCGGAGCACACCTGAACCCTGCGGTAACCATTGGACTTGCGCTGTCTGGAAGATCCGAATTTGTGGACGGTATTCCAGTCGATGCAGCGAGCATCGCAACTTATATTGGCGGTGAATTTACCGGAGCTTTCCTCGGCGCAATCATTGTCTACCTGGCCTACAAGCAGCACTTTGACGCCACCGAAAACAAAGCTCTTAAGCTTGCAGTGTTCTCAACCGGGGCTGAGATTCGCAATCCATTTTGGAACGTCGTCACCGAGATCATTGGTACTTTTGTTCTCGTGTTCTGGGTACTTCTTTCCGGTTACACCGACTCCGGATTGGGCCCACTGGGGGTTGCGTTAATTGTGGTTGCAATCGGTATGTCCCTTGGTGGCCCAACCGGGTACGCCATTAACCCCGCACGTGACCTCGGTCCACGTATCGCCCACGCAGTACTTCCTATCAATGGTAAGGGTGCAAGCGACTGGGGCTACTCCTGGGTCCCGGTTGTCGGTCCACTGATTGGTGGGTCCATTGCCGCACTAATTGCCCGCGGCTTTGGCCTCGTTGGGATTCTTCCCGTGTAAATTTTCTTGGCAGTTCATCCCCGCATGATCTGCCATCACATCCAAGACGTGGTTCGATTGGAATCACGCGCAGTTACTTTTCCCTACCTTAGAAAGCCACCAAAATGACAACGAAGTTTGTATTGGCAATTGACCAAGGCACAACAAGCTCCCGCGCTATCCTGTTCACTCATGACGGTGAGATCCATTCCACCGGCCAACTTGAACATGATCAGATTTTTCCGCAGGCCGGCTGGGTTGAGCACAACGCAGACCAAATTTGGAACAACGTACGTGAAGTCGTGGGACTGGCATTAACCCGAGGCAACGCCACCTCCGCGGACATTGCTGCTGTTGGTATCACCAACCAGCGTGAAACCGCCGTGGTTTGGAACAAGACCACAGGAAAGCCCGTCTACAACGCCATCGTTTGGCAAGATACTCGCACCCAAAAGATTGTCGAGGGTCTGGCAGGCGATGAAGGGGCAGACAGGTTCAAGCGACTCACCGGTCTCCCCCTCGCCACATATTTCTCCGGCCCAAAGGTCAAGTGGATCCTCGACAACGTCGAGGGCGCACGGAAAGCAGCCGACAACGGTGAACTCCTGTTTGGTACCACCGACTCCTGGATCCTTTGGAATATGACCGGCGGTTGCGATGGCGGTATCCACATCACGGACGTCACCAACGCATCACGAACCTTGTTGATGAACATTGAAACCCTGACTTGGGATGAGAGCATGGCAGACCTCATGGGGATCCCAATGACTATGCTCCCGGAAATCAAGTCTTCTTCAGAGGTTTACGGCGTGGGCCGCCCAGGTGGCATGGTGCCCGGTGTGCCAATCTCTGGAATTCTTGGCGACCAGCAGGCTGCTACCTTTGGTCAGGCATGCTTTGACGTTGGTAACGCTAAGAACACCTACGGAACCGGTAACTTCATGCTGATGAATACCGGAACCGAGCCCATTCACTCCAAGAACGGGCTGC
It encodes the following:
- the radA gene encoding DNA repair protein RadA translates to MAVSTKNTKTRPGYRCTECGWTTPKWVGRCGECQTWGSVTDADAAAAGPKTTASTPIKSLAKPIGEVDIESARAVPTGNPEFDRVLGGGLVPGAVILLAGEPGVGKSTLLLDVAATTAQAGKRVLYLTGEESASQVRLRAERIGAVNDNLFLGAETDLGLVLGQIEAIKPDLLIVDSVQTIASTEVDGSPGGVGQVKEVTGALIAQAKGHNLPIILVGHVTKDGSVAGPRTLEHLVDVVCQFEGDRHSRLRTVRAVKNRYGATDEVGCFELTDTGIVGLADPSGLFLSHINMLVPGTCVTVTVEGRRPMALEVQSLVVPTTLANPRRTTAGIDSSRLAMILAVAHRHLGARLMDADVYVSTIGGARITEPSVDLAIMLAVISALEDKALPVGTIALGEVGLAGELRAVTSLSQRLAEAARLGFTRAVVPANATVKAPEGIKLLPAMTILEAVQKVHQV
- the disA gene encoding DNA integrity scanning diadenylate cyclase DisA; protein product: MLNSPLNDDLLRETLAAVAPGTELRDGLERILRGRTGALIVLGHDPVVEAISSGGFILDVAFSSTRLRELSKMDGAVVVDGVGGHIKRAAVQLLPDSSIETSESGTRHRTAERVAKQTGMPVISVSQSMHIIALYVGHKRYVLENPDTILGRANQAIATLERYKARLDEVSGTLSALEIEDLVTVRDVCTVVQRLEMVGRISDEVATYVLELGAEGRLLALQHDELIGAIGSDRELVLRDYVDTGRKSQTVDETLTALSELDSTELLDLSLIGRVLGLPGGGDALEAAVAPHGYRLMARIPRLPGTIVDRLVTHFGGLQRLLAATIEELMAVDGVGEQRARAVREGLSRIAESSILERYV
- a CDS encoding A/G-specific adenine glycosylase: MPETLSYVQDPAVITTAIGNWYLENARDLPWRDPALSAWDILLSEIMAQQTQVARVVPIWQRWRQLWPTPADLADAPTSLVLTEWSNLGYPRRALRLQECARIVATQYDGQVPRTYAELIALPGIGEYTAGAVLAFAYGQRALVLDTNVRRVITRVFQGQQFPKPSLTVAEKQFATTLIPVDDAGGSLWAKSSMELGATLCTARSTQCEICPVVDLCKWRADGYPADEYATQRKTQKFAGTDRQVRGLIMAQIRSATEPVLQHHLDLVWPLPEQLGRCIDSLLTDGLIEIDGERFTFPTGN
- a CDS encoding amino-acid N-acetyltransferase, which gives rise to MTAQQTFALRPAKPKDVRQIRTLVQPYADERILIAKEMVSYYEGVQEFVVAYDPTDPDKLLGCGALHVMWEDLAEIRTLAVDRSQVSRGIGGALVQELVRRAKDFELKHVFCLTFETDFFTRHGFRAIEGTPVGVDVYAELLRSHDDGVAEFLDLARVKPNTLGNTRMLLDL
- a CDS encoding sugar-binding domain-containing protein; translation: MTDRDQDILKAASMYYLQDLKMETIARHLGTSRSTVSRMIKEARESGLVEINLRPLQSKVPGMQQHFRERYGIEAFVVPIVNSHSLEDRHEQVAITCARLVTNWFQSDMVLAVAWGTTTSEVARHLTKKHTQASSVVQLNGAANTRSSGVSYAGDLIAAFADAFGAHSVHFPVPAFFDYQETKDAMWRERSVRRVLELQQVTDIALFSVGALTGGLPSHVYSAGYLSPQEVKMLDREGVVGDVCTVFLRANGTFADIPLNARASGPTPTQLREIPRRVCAVAGDNKIRPLRAALAAGVVTDLIIDEVTATNFLLEED
- a CDS encoding glycerol-3-phosphate dehydrogenase/oxidase, with translation MSSSGPNSILTPQSRTRSLDALKATSATNPLDVLVIGGGVTGAGIVLDSVTRGLDTAIVEAQDWASGTSSRSSKLIHGGLRYLQMLDFSLVKEALTERDLLLNKLAPHLAKPVPFLYPLTKQWERPYIGAGIMLYDILASLAPGKRAMPYHKHYSRKGLDARFPSLRNDAAVGAIEYWDGTIDDARLTLTLVRTAADYGAHLASRTQVIELTKSPAGRVNGAVLKDLETGEEFTVFARHVINATGVWTEDTEALADGAGGLKVLASKGIHIVVPRDRIVGDSGLILQTEKSVLFVIPWSRYWIIGTTDTPWQQQLQHPVATSADIDYVLEHANSVLRDPLTREDIIGTWAGLRPLLQPGTKEGTSSAKVSREHTVASPAPGFTVIAGGKLTTYRVMAEDAVDFALGAEAQALPSVTSNIPLLGAVGLAAMTNQTRAYQRRFGWSKQMVAHLLHRYGSMINEIAAICIADPEMALPLEHANAYLRAEIEYAVTREGVLHLEDIMLHRTRINYEFADRGLDALPEIAEIAARALGWDEDTTAQEIASYTDRAHAERAAEAEFDDASAEQTRLKVKDLAPMQGLSK
- a CDS encoding MIP/aquaporin family protein produces the protein MDLNNLTLGNIFLLETLGTMVLIILGGGVVANQVLSKTKGNNDGWVLISFGWGLAVFGGVYVAFASGAHLNPAVTIGLALSGRSEFVDGIPVDAASIATYIGGEFTGAFLGAIIVYLAYKQHFDATENKALKLAVFSTGAEIRNPFWNVVTEIIGTFVLVFWVLLSGYTDSGLGPLGVALIVVAIGMSLGGPTGYAINPARDLGPRIAHAVLPINGKGASDWGYSWVPVVGPLIGGSIAALIARGFGLVGILPV
- the glpK gene encoding glycerol kinase GlpK, producing MTTKFVLAIDQGTTSSRAILFTHDGEIHSTGQLEHDQIFPQAGWVEHNADQIWNNVREVVGLALTRGNATSADIAAVGITNQRETAVVWNKTTGKPVYNAIVWQDTRTQKIVEGLAGDEGADRFKRLTGLPLATYFSGPKVKWILDNVEGARKAADNGELLFGTTDSWILWNMTGGCDGGIHITDVTNASRTLLMNIETLTWDESMADLMGIPMTMLPEIKSSSEVYGVGRPGGMVPGVPISGILGDQQAATFGQACFDVGNAKNTYGTGNFMLMNTGTEPIHSKNGLLTTVCYKIGDAPAVYALEGSIAVTGSLIQWLRDNLDMFSDAPDVEYYAKKVEDNGGAYFVPAFSGLFAPYWRPDARGALVGLTRYVNKNHIARAALESVAYQTREVVDAMNADSGVDLTELKVDGGMVANELLMQFQADQLDVEVIRPEVAETTALGAAYAAGIAVGFWSGEQDVRDNWKEGKRWAPTSTQSERGRQYRNWKKAVSKTLDWVDEDVV